In Streptomyces sp. NBC_00483, a single window of DNA contains:
- a CDS encoding AraC family transcriptional regulator — translation MDADKGQGPASAANRFTTRSVDEARAVLSQQFYDMKLDTPSAQDFELDADVVVLGGVTIGRMSFGASIRVYVPDLEGYHVVAPTTGSFSIGQGRAPDTPVSARTGGMMNPPKSFRVGDFSPDCDTLTIKIDKAAVHRQLEVLLGRPAHRNADFSPSFDISRGAGRSWAGLARWAALDANSPGGLLQSPMVRGRIEQTLLEGLLLATDHRYRDALDAPPLSMPAVAVKRVMDAVRDNPAEPWDANRLAAVAQVGLRTLQEAFRSQARMTPMGYVHEVRMQHVRMALRVAAPGETTVTEVAYRWGFAHLGRFSRRYRDRFGEPPSRTLAASRSLARTG, via the coding sequence ATGGACGCGGACAAGGGGCAGGGTCCTGCGAGCGCGGCCAACCGCTTCACCACGCGTTCCGTGGACGAGGCGCGCGCCGTGCTGTCGCAGCAGTTCTACGACATGAAGCTGGACACGCCCTCGGCACAGGACTTCGAGCTCGACGCCGACGTCGTGGTGCTGGGTGGCGTGACGATCGGGCGCATGTCGTTCGGCGCCTCCATCCGGGTCTACGTCCCCGACCTGGAGGGCTACCACGTCGTGGCGCCGACGACCGGCTCCTTCAGCATCGGTCAGGGCCGGGCGCCCGACACCCCCGTGTCGGCCCGCACGGGCGGCATGATGAATCCCCCGAAGAGCTTCCGGGTCGGCGACTTCTCGCCCGACTGCGACACCCTCACCATCAAGATCGACAAGGCGGCGGTGCACCGACAGCTGGAGGTACTGCTGGGCAGGCCCGCGCACCGCAATGCCGACTTCAGCCCGTCGTTCGACATCTCCCGGGGAGCCGGACGCAGTTGGGCGGGTCTGGCGCGCTGGGCCGCGCTCGACGCGAACAGCCCGGGCGGTCTGCTGCAGAGCCCCATGGTCCGAGGCCGGATCGAACAGACCTTGCTGGAAGGCCTGTTGCTCGCCACCGACCACCGCTACCGCGACGCCCTCGACGCGCCTCCGCTCTCCATGCCCGCCGTCGCTGTGAAGCGCGTCATGGACGCGGTGCGCGACAACCCGGCCGAGCCCTGGGACGCGAACCGGCTCGCCGCCGTCGCCCAGGTCGGCCTGCGCACGCTGCAGGAGGCGTTCCGGTCACAGGCGCGCATGACGCCCATGGGGTACGTGCACGAGGTGCGGATGCAGCACGTGCGGATGGCGCTGCGCGTCGCCGCGCCCGGCGAGACCACGGTCACCGAGGTCGCCTACCGCTGGGGCTTCGCCCACCTGGGCCGGTTCTCCCGGCGCTACCGGGACCGGTTCGGCGAGCCCCCTTCCCGTACGCTCGCCGCCTCGCGAAGCCTCGCGCGAACCGGATAG
- a CDS encoding ADP-ribosylglycohydrolase family protein produces MGAAPNAAAVWGRTEQQDFRSRVRGTLLGGALGDTLGAPLDGLTLDGIHAEHGDEGLKQLVPVYGRTGAITAATQLTLFTVDGLIRAQVRRDTGAWHPPTDVHRAYLRWAATQRDWGPDLRRKEDGWLAREEWLYSRRGAAQACLLGLGNDVMGTLDRPKNLDADGAEAATRSAPFGLLVGWEPQLVFQLSVECAVHTHGAAEAYLAAGAYAVLVHALARGDSLDAAVQRALALLAARPGHPPVADALKHALGAVRQGMPTAARVGELVGDGDATGVLAAAVYCALVSDDIRHGLGLAVHHDGPSAQVGALCGSLLGALHGETALPPAWVAEVEGRPTILELADDFAMEMTQGAALHGPGSASAGWLARYPRA; encoded by the coding sequence ATGGGCGCAGCGCCCAACGCGGCGGCCGTCTGGGGCCGCACCGAACAGCAGGACTTCCGCAGCAGAGTGCGCGGGACCCTGCTCGGTGGCGCACTCGGTGACACCCTCGGCGCCCCGCTCGACGGCCTCACGCTCGACGGGATCCACGCCGAGCACGGGGACGAGGGGCTCAAGCAGCTGGTGCCCGTGTACGGGCGGACCGGCGCCATCACGGCCGCCACCCAGTTGACCCTGTTCACCGTCGACGGGCTCATCCGCGCCCAGGTCCGCCGCGACACCGGCGCCTGGCACCCGCCGACCGATGTGCACCGCGCCTATCTGCGGTGGGCGGCGACCCAGCGCGACTGGGGTCCCGACCTGCGCCGCAAGGAGGACGGCTGGCTGGCCCGCGAGGAGTGGCTGTACTCGCGGCGGGGTGCCGCGCAGGCGTGCCTGCTGGGGCTCGGCAACGACGTCATGGGGACGCTCGACCGACCCAAGAACCTGGACGCGGACGGCGCCGAGGCGGCGACCCGCTCCGCGCCGTTCGGGCTCCTCGTCGGCTGGGAGCCGCAGCTCGTGTTCCAGCTCTCCGTCGAGTGCGCCGTGCACACCCACGGCGCCGCGGAGGCCTACCTGGCGGCGGGCGCGTACGCGGTCCTCGTGCACGCCCTCGCGCGCGGCGACTCCCTCGACGCCGCCGTGCAGCGCGCGCTTGCCCTGCTCGCCGCGCGCCCCGGGCACCCGCCCGTCGCGGACGCGCTCAAGCACGCGCTCGGCGCCGTACGGCAGGGCATGCCGACCGCGGCGCGGGTCGGGGAGCTGGTGGGCGACGGGGACGCGACCGGGGTGCTCGCGGCCGCCGTGTACTGCGCGCTCGTCAGCGACGACATCCGGCACGGCCTCGGCCTTGCCGTGCACCACGACGGGCCCTCCGCGCAGGTCGGCGCGTTGTGCGGGAGCCTGCTCGGGGCGCTGCACGGGGAGACGGCGTTGCCGCCCGCGTGGGTGGCGGAGGTGGAGGGTCGGCCCACGATCCTGGAGCTTGCGGACGACTTCGCGATGGAGATGACGCAAGGCGCTGCGCTGCATGGGCCGGGGTCGGCTTCGGCGGGGTGGTTGGCGCGGTACCCGCGGGCGTAG
- a CDS encoding D-alanyl-D-alanine carboxypeptidase gives MAGTPDKSGEHKASGGPAPEDPRLAVSRGVDQETAVFSVRDAAGEDPDTGASAPDPDAGDDRLRAAVAAWVAGDESPTDASAVANSSDGDGETESASAAAAGAGAGAGSKPTNSATGSAGDADSDADDTTTDADKPSGAKAAAENDDKADATSDNKPTDKPAAKADARGGAKADGRLAAKGDGKSTAGEGAKPTAEGDAQADPQGEAQTDPRGDAWGGAKADAKPVAEGDGKAAAKADATLAAEGDSESDAKGDGKTDAQADAKGDARSDGRDGAKSGAKPVAEGDSKPGPMPAAKSDARGAGKSAGKADATSAAQGGAKPDAKSGPKGDGKSADGKAAAKSGALPAAKTDATSSAQPDAKSGAQGRAKPDAKTGTQDDAKPGAKGDGKPVDKADSESAATSGAQPDAEADVQPADKADSKAAAKAGGKPVAEAASTADAKSDAKPDAKSDAKADGKPADKAGAKADGKAADQAKGKAADKADQPVDQPTAVFKAVPQPVDQPTTTLKAAGTAKSSKFVPLKGLDEGKATGKELPPEAEQPTVEPAERTTQQPLPPKPPLDLLAELTNTPPPAETRVRTAVRRVKVWTPLVILLIIVFGVVQAVRPLPTPSLTLTSDATYSFDGDKASLPWPGEGQGWMDVQGIGTMDNFGKQTPVPIGSVAKSMTAYIVLKDHPLKAGADGPSITVDATAEKEGGYDADGQNESTLNTVKEGDKISQKDALAAVMIPSANNIARLLARWDAGSEEAFVKKMNATAKKLGMKNTTYTDPSGLKESTVSTAEDQVKLGNELVQIPALTDITKLPTWTDPSGKKWTNYNRLVPYDGAIGIKTGTTTKAGGNLLFAATKDAGGSTVTVVGAILGQHKAPIIDTVNAVSKTAMLAAQDAVTSSTVLKKGDVVGYVDDQLGGHTPVTVTKDVKAVGWAGKTVHLQLADQDGKSVPHTGKSGETVGVLEVGDGEGGAVEVPVALQKGLTEPGFGAKLTRVG, from the coding sequence GTGGCGGGGACCCCCGACAAGTCGGGAGAGCACAAGGCGTCGGGAGGCCCGGCTCCGGAGGACCCGCGTCTCGCGGTGTCGCGGGGCGTGGACCAGGAGACGGCGGTGTTCTCGGTCCGCGACGCGGCGGGCGAGGACCCGGATACGGGCGCCTCGGCCCCCGATCCGGACGCCGGCGACGACCGCCTGCGGGCGGCCGTGGCGGCCTGGGTGGCGGGCGACGAGAGCCCCACCGACGCGTCTGCAGTTGCAAATTCGAGCGATGGTGACGGGGAGACGGAATCGGCGTCCGCGGCTGCCGCGGGTGCGGGTGCGGGCGCGGGCTCCAAGCCCACCAACTCGGCCACCGGTTCCGCTGGTGACGCCGACTCCGACGCGGACGACACCACGACCGACGCCGACAAGCCCTCCGGCGCGAAGGCGGCCGCTGAGAACGACGACAAGGCGGACGCCACGAGCGACAACAAGCCGACCGACAAGCCCGCCGCCAAGGCGGATGCCCGGGGCGGCGCCAAGGCCGACGGCAGGCTGGCCGCCAAGGGTGACGGCAAGTCCACGGCCGGGGAGGGCGCCAAGCCGACCGCTGAGGGCGACGCGCAGGCGGATCCCCAGGGCGAGGCCCAGACGGATCCTCGGGGCGATGCCTGGGGCGGCGCCAAGGCCGACGCAAAGCCGGTCGCTGAGGGCGACGGCAAGGCGGCGGCCAAGGCTGATGCCACGCTGGCCGCTGAGGGCGACAGCGAGTCCGACGCCAAGGGCGACGGCAAGACGGACGCCCAGGCGGATGCCAAGGGCGATGCCCGGAGCGACGGCCGGGACGGTGCCAAGTCCGGCGCCAAGCCGGTCGCTGAGGGCGACAGCAAGCCCGGCCCCATGCCGGCCGCCAAGTCCGACGCCCGTGGCGCCGGGAAGTCAGCTGGCAAGGCGGACGCCACGTCCGCCGCTCAGGGCGGCGCGAAGCCGGACGCCAAGTCCGGTCCCAAGGGCGACGGGAAGTCGGCCGACGGTAAGGCGGCCGCTAAGTCCGGCGCCCTACCGGCCGCCAAGACGGACGCCACGTCCAGCGCCCAGCCGGACGCCAAGTCCGGTGCTCAGGGCCGCGCGAAGCCGGACGCCAAGACCGGTACTCAGGACGACGCGAAGCCGGGCGCCAAGGGCGACGGGAAGCCGGTCGACAAGGCCGACAGCGAGTCAGCCGCTACATCCGGCGCCCAGCCGGACGCCGAGGCCGACGTCCAGCCGGCCGACAAGGCCGACAGCAAGGCGGCCGCCAAGGCCGGCGGGAAGCCGGTCGCCGAGGCCGCCAGCACCGCGGACGCCAAGTCCGACGCCAAGCCGGACGCCAAGTCCGACGCCAAGGCCGATGGGAAGCCGGCCGACAAGGCCGGTGCCAAGGCCGACGGGAAAGCGGCCGACCAGGCCAAGGGCAAGGCGGCCGACAAGGCCGACCAGCCCGTCGACCAGCCCACCGCCGTCTTCAAGGCCGTCCCGCAGCCCGTGGATCAGCCGACCACCACGCTCAAGGCGGCCGGGACCGCGAAGAGCAGTAAGTTCGTGCCGCTCAAGGGGCTTGATGAGGGCAAGGCCACGGGCAAGGAGTTGCCGCCGGAGGCCGAGCAGCCCACCGTCGAGCCGGCCGAGCGGACGACCCAGCAGCCGTTGCCGCCGAAGCCGCCGCTCGACCTGCTCGCCGAGCTGACCAACACCCCGCCGCCCGCGGAGACCCGGGTCCGTACCGCGGTGCGCCGGGTCAAGGTGTGGACGCCGCTCGTCATCCTGTTGATCATCGTGTTCGGGGTCGTGCAGGCCGTCCGTCCGCTGCCGACGCCGTCCCTCACGCTCACCAGCGACGCCACGTACAGCTTCGACGGCGACAAGGCGTCGCTGCCGTGGCCGGGCGAGGGCCAGGGCTGGATGGACGTCCAGGGCATCGGCACGATGGACAACTTCGGCAAGCAGACGCCCGTGCCGATCGGTTCCGTCGCCAAGTCCATGACCGCGTACATCGTGCTCAAGGACCACCCGCTGAAGGCGGGCGCCGACGGTCCGTCGATCACCGTCGACGCCACCGCCGAGAAGGAGGGCGGCTACGACGCCGACGGGCAGAACGAGTCGACGCTCAACACCGTCAAGGAGGGCGACAAGATCTCCCAGAAGGACGCGCTCGCGGCGGTCATGATCCCGTCCGCGAACAACATCGCGCGTCTGCTGGCCCGTTGGGACGCCGGCTCCGAGGAGGCGTTCGTCAAGAAGATGAACGCCACCGCCAAGAAGCTGGGGATGAAGAACACCACCTACACCGACCCCTCCGGCCTCAAGGAGAGCACCGTCTCCACCGCCGAGGACCAGGTGAAGCTCGGCAACGAGCTGGTGCAGATTCCGGCGCTGACGGACATCACCAAGTTGCCCACCTGGACCGACCCGTCCGGCAAGAAGTGGACCAACTACAACCGCCTGGTGCCCTACGACGGCGCCATCGGCATCAAGACCGGCACGACGACCAAGGCCGGCGGCAACCTGCTCTTCGCCGCCACCAAGGACGCCGGCGGCTCGACCGTCACGGTCGTCGGCGCGATCCTCGGCCAGCACAAGGCGCCGATCATCGACACGGTCAACGCGGTCAGCAAGACCGCGATGCTCGCTGCCCAGGACGCCGTCACCTCGTCCACGGTCTTGAAGAAGGGCGACGTCGTCGGTTACGTCGACGACCAGCTCGGCGGGCACACCCCGGTCACGGTCACGAAGGACGTCAAGGCCGTCGGCTGGGCCGGCAAGACCGTGCACCTGCAACTCGCCGACCAGGACGGCAAGTCCGTGCCGCACACCGGCAAGTCGGGGGAGACGGTCGGCGTGCTCGAGGTCGGCGACGGTGAGGGCGGCGCCGTGGAGGTGCCGGTGGCCCTCCAGAAGGGCCTCACCGAGCCCGGATTCGGCGCGAAGCTGACCCGCGTCGGCTGA
- a CDS encoding SDR family oxidoreductase — translation MVNAELLAGKTVIVSGVGAGLGRQVVEAVLRDGGNAVLGARTEAHLAACAKELDPEGKRTAFRSTDIADEAQCEALADLARERFGGVDAVVHVAAWDSYFGGLEDADFETWSKVVDVNLFGTLRMTRACLPALKERGGSVVFIGTQSAIAAPSQVRQAAYAASKGALTSAMYSLAREVGPHRVRVNTVLPGWMWGPPVQAYVQITAQTEGVPEDEVLGRLTERMALPDLATDGDVADAAVFLASDRARAITGQQLLVNAGELMR, via the coding sequence ATGGTGAATGCGGAACTGCTTGCGGGGAAGACCGTGATCGTCTCCGGGGTGGGCGCGGGGCTCGGCCGCCAGGTGGTGGAGGCCGTGCTGCGCGACGGCGGGAACGCGGTGCTCGGGGCGCGCACCGAGGCCCATCTCGCTGCATGCGCAAAGGAGTTGGACCCGGAGGGCAAGCGGACCGCGTTCCGCTCGACCGACATCGCCGACGAGGCGCAGTGCGAGGCACTCGCGGATCTGGCGCGCGAGCGGTTCGGTGGCGTGGACGCGGTCGTCCACGTCGCGGCCTGGGACAGCTACTTCGGCGGCCTGGAGGATGCCGACTTCGAGACCTGGAGCAAGGTCGTCGACGTGAATCTGTTCGGCACGCTGCGGATGACCCGCGCGTGCCTGCCGGCCCTCAAGGAGCGCGGCGGCTCGGTCGTCTTCATCGGGACGCAGTCGGCGATCGCGGCGCCCTCCCAGGTCCGGCAGGCGGCGTACGCGGCGTCCAAGGGCGCCCTGACGAGCGCCATGTACTCGCTGGCGCGGGAGGTCGGGCCGCACCGGGTCCGGGTGAACACCGTGCTGCCCGGCTGGATGTGGGGCCCGCCCGTGCAGGCCTACGTACAGATCACCGCGCAGACCGAGGGCGTGCCCGAGGACGAGGTGCTCGGGCGGCTCACCGAGCGGATGGCGCTGCCGGACCTCGCGACGGACGGGGACGTGGCGGACGCGGCGGTGTTCCTCGCCTCCGACCGGGCGCGCGCGATCACCGGCCAGCAGCTCCTGGTGAACGCCGGAGAACTCATGCGGTAG
- a CDS encoding helix-turn-helix domain-containing protein, whose translation MASNVNPTVRRRRLGQELRRLRELKGMTAEEVAERLLVSQSKISRLENGRRSISQRDVRDLCGVYEVEDHRVIDSLMQMAKDSRQQGWWHSFGDIPYSVYIGLETDAASLRVYESQCIPGLLQTRGYAEALIQGAMPEASLTDVEKRVQVRIRRQERIDDEANSLRLWVVLDEAALRRAVGGSVVMREQLEHLAEVSGLPHVTVQVLPFEMGAHPGITGQYAILEFPDAADSSVVYIEGVTSDLYLEKTQDVQKYSVMYEHLRAQALNVEQSRQFILEAAKRHTR comes from the coding sequence GTGGCGTCCAACGTCAATCCCACCGTCAGGCGACGCCGGTTGGGCCAGGAGCTGCGCCGGCTCCGCGAACTCAAGGGCATGACCGCCGAAGAGGTCGCCGAGCGCCTGCTGGTGTCGCAGTCGAAGATCAGCCGCCTGGAGAACGGGCGGCGCAGCATCAGCCAGCGCGACGTACGCGATCTGTGCGGCGTGTACGAGGTCGAGGACCACCGGGTCATCGACTCGCTGATGCAAATGGCCAAGGATTCGCGCCAGCAAGGCTGGTGGCACTCCTTCGGCGACATTCCCTACAGCGTCTACATCGGCCTGGAGACCGACGCCGCTTCCTTGCGCGTGTACGAGTCGCAGTGCATCCCCGGTCTGCTGCAGACCCGCGGCTACGCGGAGGCGCTGATCCAGGGCGCGATGCCCGAGGCCTCGCTCACGGACGTCGAGAAGCGCGTCCAGGTCCGTATCCGCCGCCAGGAGCGGATCGACGACGAGGCCAACTCGCTGCGCCTGTGGGTGGTCCTGGACGAGGCGGCGCTGCGCCGCGCCGTCGGCGGGTCCGTGGTGATGCGCGAGCAGCTTGAGCACCTCGCGGAGGTGTCCGGGCTCCCCCATGTCACCGTGCAGGTGCTGCCCTTCGAGATGGGCGCGCATCCGGGGATCACGGGGCAGTACGCGATTCTCGAGTTCCCCGACGCGGCGGACTCCAGCGTCGTCTACATCGAGGGCGTCACCAGCGACCTCTACCTGGAGAAGACGCAGGACGTGCAGAAGTACAGCGTCATGTACGAGCATCTGCGCGCCCAGGCGCTGAACGTGGAGCAGTCCCGGCAGTTCATCCTGGAAGCCGCGAAGCGCCACACGCGCTGA
- a CDS encoding GOLPH3/VPS74 family protein, giving the protein MGRSRRTLPEELLLLALDPATGTTAQPQSLDLGLAGAQLVELALAGRIAPDGDRIAVVAPRPTGDPTLDCALELLRRRGAPVRAVHWIGGPRLGLRQTYLSHLERCGMVHAVAGQMCGVLPTTRYQATESAVSREIRARLDSAIRTGVPPDPRTAALAALAHAVGLGKHLYPGNEGRSSRSRLRDLIRHDPMGGLVAHAVMDVQNGVAVQPRRSPAPSAGRGAPEPARGVPMQPRRGSMARAVAH; this is encoded by the coding sequence ATGGGCAGGAGCCGCAGAACACTTCCGGAGGAGCTTCTGCTGCTCGCTCTGGACCCGGCCACGGGTACCACAGCGCAGCCGCAGTCGCTCGACCTAGGTCTGGCCGGAGCACAGCTAGTAGAGCTGGCGCTGGCCGGACGGATAGCCCCAGACGGGGATCGTATCGCCGTGGTGGCACCACGGCCGACCGGAGATCCGACTCTGGACTGCGCGTTGGAGTTGCTGCGAAGGCGTGGCGCTCCCGTACGGGCCGTCCACTGGATAGGCGGGCCACGACTTGGCCTGCGACAGACCTACCTCTCGCACCTGGAGCGGTGCGGCATGGTGCATGCCGTGGCCGGACAGATGTGCGGGGTACTGCCGACGACTCGCTACCAAGCGACGGAGTCGGCGGTCAGCCGGGAGATCAGAGCCCGGCTGGACAGCGCGATCCGCACCGGGGTCCCACCGGACCCACGGACCGCGGCGCTCGCCGCACTGGCCCATGCGGTCGGACTCGGCAAGCACCTGTATCCGGGCAACGAGGGCAGGTCCTCACGCTCCCGGCTGCGGGACCTGATCAGGCACGACCCGATGGGCGGCCTCGTGGCGCACGCCGTGATGGACGTCCAGAACGGTGTGGCGGTACAGCCACGCCGCTCACCGGCCCCCTCGGCCGGTCGGGGCGCACCGGAGCCCGCTCGCGGCGTTCCGATGCAGCCACGCCGCGGTTCCATGGCTCGGGCCGTGGCCCACTAG
- a CDS encoding sodium:solute symporter family protein, which translates to MNSLDWVVLIAYFGVMVAIGVWSHKRVDNVSDFFTAGGKMPWWLSGISHHMSGYSAVMFTGYAGIAYTYGVTSFVTWSFPIALGIAIGARLFAPRINRLRSKLHVASPLEYLKNRYNLGTQQALAWSGMLLKIVDVAAKWAAIATLLSVFTGVSLNQGILITGAITAVYCTIGGLWADALTELGQFIIQLLAGVSMFIAVVLKLSDKHIGFFEAWSRPELQGHDKPLVGPYGTVFLLAFLFIKLFEYNGGMLNQAQRYMATSSGREAKRSAYLSASLWLIWPVVLFFPMWMSPLLVQAQKPDGSDSYGLMTEQLLPHGLLGLVIVGFFSHTMAMCSSDANAIAAVFTRDVAPALSSKARQWGPRTGLLAARLTTVIFLGLSMAVATQVNSPTFKDIITVVIKWVAGLMGPIAIPMMLGLLRQFRRSGPTAALTSWGMGLLAFWLVNYPISWNIEGGVPLQYQVSIPLAVSLVLYILIGYIKPEDTPERDAIIATINSDDDGAAAAAVPAPAGASDNVLGSRVKD; encoded by the coding sequence ATGAACAGTCTCGACTGGGTCGTGCTCATCGCCTACTTCGGCGTGATGGTCGCGATCGGCGTCTGGTCCCACAAGCGCGTCGACAACGTTTCCGACTTCTTCACCGCGGGCGGCAAGATGCCGTGGTGGCTGTCCGGCATCTCGCACCACATGTCCGGCTACAGCGCGGTGATGTTCACCGGGTACGCCGGTATCGCGTACACCTACGGCGTGACGTCCTTCGTCACCTGGTCCTTCCCGATCGCGCTCGGCATCGCCATCGGCGCCCGGCTGTTCGCGCCGCGCATCAACCGGCTGCGCTCCAAGCTCCATGTGGCCTCCCCGCTGGAGTACTTGAAGAACCGCTACAACCTGGGCACCCAGCAGGCGCTCGCCTGGTCCGGGATGCTGCTGAAGATCGTCGACGTGGCCGCGAAGTGGGCGGCCATCGCCACGCTGCTGTCCGTGTTCACGGGTGTGTCCCTGAACCAGGGCATCCTCATCACCGGTGCCATCACCGCGGTCTACTGCACGATCGGCGGCCTGTGGGCGGACGCGCTCACCGAACTCGGCCAGTTCATCATCCAGTTGCTGGCCGGGGTCTCGATGTTCATCGCGGTCGTCCTCAAGCTCAGCGACAAGCACATCGGCTTCTTCGAGGCCTGGAGCCGGCCCGAGCTGCAGGGCCACGACAAGCCGCTGGTCGGCCCGTACGGCACGGTCTTCCTGCTCGCGTTCCTCTTCATCAAGCTCTTCGAATACAACGGCGGCATGCTCAACCAGGCCCAGCGCTACATGGCGACGAGCAGCGGGCGCGAGGCCAAGCGGTCCGCCTACCTGTCGGCCTCGCTCTGGCTGATCTGGCCGGTCGTCCTCTTCTTCCCGATGTGGATGTCGCCGCTGCTCGTGCAGGCGCAGAAGCCGGACGGCTCCGACTCGTACGGCCTGATGACCGAACAGCTGCTGCCGCACGGCCTGTTGGGCCTGGTGATCGTCGGCTTCTTCTCGCACACGATGGCCATGTGCTCCTCCGACGCCAACGCGATCGCGGCCGTCTTCACGCGGGACGTGGCGCCCGCGCTCTCCTCGAAGGCGCGGCAGTGGGGCCCGCGCACGGGCCTGCTCGCGGCCCGCCTGACGACGGTGATCTTCCTGGGCCTGTCCATGGCGGTCGCCACGCAGGTCAACTCGCCCACGTTCAAGGACATCATCACGGTGGTCATCAAGTGGGTGGCCGGTCTGATGGGACCGATCGCGATCCCGATGATGCTTGGCCTGCTGCGCCAGTTCCGCCGCTCCGGGCCGACCGCCGCGCTCACCAGCTGGGGCATGGGCCTGCTCGCGTTCTGGCTGGTGAACTACCCGATCAGCTGGAACATCGAGGGCGGCGTGCCGCTCCAGTACCAGGTGTCGATCCCGCTCGCCGTCTCCCTGGTCCTCTACATCCTCATCGGCTACATCAAGCCCGAGGACACCCCGGAGCGCGACGCGATCATCGCGACCATCAACTCCGACGACGACGGCGCTGCTGCGGCGGCGGTACCGGCACCGGCCGGCGCGAGCGACAACGTACTCGGATCACGGGTGAAGGACTGA
- a CDS encoding DUF397 domain-containing protein has protein sequence MAITKGAQPTWIKSSYSAGNGACVEIKSPAAHAVDVRDSKDPQGPNLAFAPASWSAFVTEMSRVAS, from the coding sequence ATGGCAATCACCAAGGGCGCACAGCCCACCTGGATCAAGTCCTCGTACTCCGCAGGGAACGGCGCGTGCGTGGAGATCAAGTCTCCCGCCGCCCACGCGGTGGACGTACGCGACTCCAAGGACCCGCAGGGCCCGAACCTGGCGTTCGCGCCGGCTTCATGGAGCGCCTTCGTCACGGAGATGAGCCGGGTCGCCAGCTGA